The Naumovozyma dairenensis CBS 421 chromosome 8, complete genome genomic sequence AACTTAATGGATTCGAGAAGCATCGTTACTTTGAATGGCGGCAAAGTTAATTCAGAACATCCAAATTCAAGTCTATACACATTTGAAGGTACTTTGGAATTTAATAATCAAAAGATTCCATTATCCCCAGAACAAATGATTTTAAGAGGTGCCACTTTAAAGAATACTGGTTGGATATTTGGTCTTGTCATATTTACTGGCCACGAAACGAAATTAATGCGTAATGCGACAGCCACCCCGATTAAAAGGACAGCTGTGGAgagaattatcaatatgCAAATTATTGCATTATTTGGTGTTTTGATCGTCCTCATTTTGATTTCATCTCTGGGTAATGTTATAATGAGTGCAACAAAGGCAAATCATATGTCTTACCTTTATCTAGAAGGGGTAAATAAAGTTGgtcttttcttcaaagacTTTTTAACATTTTGGATTCTATTCTCAAATTTAGTTCCCATTTCATTATTCGTTACAGTTGAGTTGatcaaatattatcaagCTTACATGATTGGTTCAGATCTTGATTTATATTATGAACCAACAGATACACCAACGGTTGTCCGTACTTCCTCATTGGTTGAAGAGTTAGGGcaaattgaatatatattcagtGACAAGACTGGTACATtaacaagaaatattatgGAATTTAAATCATGTTCAATAGCTGGCCGTTGTTATACTGAAAATATACCTGAAGGTAAAAGTGTCACCATGGAAGACGGCCTTGAAGTTGGTTATAGaaattttgatgatatgaaaaagaaactaaataatcctaatgatgatgaatctCCACTAATCGACGATTTCTTAACTTTATTATCTGTTTGTCACACTGTTATCCCTGAATTTCAAAACGATGGATCTATTAAATATCAAGCCGCATCTCCTGATGAAGGTGCATTGGTAGAAGGTGGTGCCAGTTTAGGatataaatttatcattcGTAAACCAAGTTCTGTCACAATTTTAATAGAAGATTccaatgaagaaaaaacatATGAACTTTTAAATGTTTGtgaattcaattcaacAAGAAAGAGAATGAGTGCGATTTTCAGGTTCCCAGATGGGTCCATCAGATTGTTTTGTAAAGGTGCCGATACTGTTATCTTAGAAAGATTGGATAGTGAGTTCAACCCATATGTAGAAGCTACGATGAGACACTTAGAAGATTATGCGGTAGAAGGGCTAAGAACATTATGTTTAgcaacaagaacaatatCGGAGCTCGAGTATAAAGAATGGAGtaagaaatataatgaagCTGCCACAACTTTGGACGATAGATCTACAAAAATAGATGAAGTTGCCAACCTAATTGAGcaaaatttatttcttattgGTGCTACCGctattgaagataaattacaagatgaaGTACCGAAGACAATACATACGTTACAAGAAGCTGGTATAAAAATATGGGTCTTGACTGGTGATAAACAAGAAACGGCAATCAATATTGGTATGAGTTGTCGTTTATTGACTGAGGagatgaatttattaattatcaACGAAGAGACTAAAGAAGACACAAAGCAGAATATGTTAGACAAGATTACTGCACTTAAAGAACATAAGTTATCACAACACGAAATGAATACTTTAGCTCTTGTAATTGATGGGAAATCACTTTCTTACGCATTAGAACCTGATTTAGATGACTACTTTCTAGCCATTGCAAAATTATGTAAATCCGTTGTGTGTTGTAGGGTATCACCACTTCAGAAAGCTCTGGTTGTTAAGATGGTGAAGAGGAAGACAAATTCATTGCTATTAGCTATTGGTGATGGTGCGAATGATGTTAGCATGATTCAAGCTGCGCATGTCGGTATCGGTATCAGTGGTATGGAAGGTATGCAAGCTGCACGTTCAGCAGATATTGCAGTTGGtcaatttaaatatttaagaaaattattacttGTTCATGGTGCATGGTCTTATCAAAGAATATCTGTGGCAATTTTGTATTCCTTTTACAAGAATACTGCATTATACATGACTCAATTTTGGTATGTTTTCGCCAATGCATTTTCTGGTCAATCAATCATGGAATCATGGACATTAAGTTATTATAATGTCTTCTTTACTGTATTCCCACCTTTTGTTATTGGTGTTTTCGATCAATTTGTTAGTAGTCGTCTGTTGGAACGTTATCCACAACTATATAAACTGGGACAAAAGGgacaattttttcttgtggCGATATTTTGGGGATGGATTGTTAATGGGTTTTATCATTCAGGTGTAGTGTTTATTGGTACTATGTTATTTTATCGTTATGGTATGGCTTTGAATATGCATGGTGAACTTGCAGATCATTGGACTTGGGGTGTAAGTATATACACAACAAGCATATTAATTGTTTTAGGTAAAGCAGCTTTAGTAACAAACCAATGGACGAAATTTACATTGTTTGCAATTCCAGGATCCTTTATATTTTGGCTAATATTTTTCCCAATATATGGTTCTATTTTCCCATACGCAAATATATCTAGAGAATATTTTGGTATTGTAAAGCATACTTACGGTTCAGGTACTTTTTGGTTAACTTTGATTGTTTTACCTGTATTTGCATTGATGAGAGATTTCATTTGGAAATATTATAGAAGAATGTATGAACCAGAAAGTTATCATGTGGTACAAGAAATGCAAAAGTTCAACATTAGTGATTATCGTCCACATGTGCaacatttccaaaatgCAATCAGGAAAGTAAGACAAGTTCAAAGaatgaagaaacaaagaGGGTTTGCATTTTCACAATCTGAAGAAGGTGGACAAGAGAGAATTATCAGGATGTATGATACCACACAGAAAAGGGGTAAATATGGTGAGCTACAAGATGCATCTACTGATCCATTTGCTGATAAGGGTGTTGTGAATAACAATCCATCTAgtgaatcatttaatattattgacaACACCCAACTTCCTACTAATCCATTTACAGATGAAGCCAGTAGTGACGATCGAAATACtggtaataatgaagagaCACATCCATCcttaattgatgatattcCGCCTATAAGGCATTCTGGAGCCAGAGattcatttgaaatataagCAATTTTTTAATGTCATTAATAGATCTCGCATATActttaaataaagatatagtttaattataatattactTTCAATGGTAttgttttgaatattatctATACCTTTACCATTGAATGGGAATAAATACTGCTCCTCCGATAAGTTAACTGCTCCATATCTTGCTTCAAGCATTTCCTTAGTTTTCGAGAACAATTCAGTTTGTAGGGGCTTTCAGGGATAACACAGCTTATCCTCCTAGCACTAACAACGTAAAATGAGAGCTACGTTCTCGGTCGGATGAAAGATAATCTTTCACCTTTGATCCAAACATTTCAAGTCTTATGTCTTCTTGGTCTCTGAAGCACATGGACAGATATGCATTCATTCAATGTTATTATCGGGTTATACTTGAATGTTATTATCGGTTTActttcttcctcttcttgACCACCATTTTCTTCGTTTTCTTGCAAGATGTATGGAGTTGTATTATCCTCGTTGGACTCAGTATCGTCTGTAGctatttttgaagatttctGCTCCATTAGcaatattttccttttagGTACCAAACCCAAAGATTGAGCAACACCAATAGTTTCATCtgtaaataaaagataatGCCTAATTTTGGTCAACAATTTAAAACtcttaatgaatatatctAACTCCCAATTTTGTTTAAAATGCAATTTATACTTTGTCTTTGAGATCCTTGTAATGGTCACAACAGGGACGTTTAAAAACTTGTTACCATCTGAAGAGGATgcatcaataatatttggtATCACATCCTTTTGGAAATCCATACTTGATCCTATTCTTAATTTATTCAGgacatttttcaataacttGGGTGACGTCAACTCATAAAGGATTAAGATAATCGTATCTTTGATTTCTAAACATAATCGTTCCATATCTTGATTTGATAGGTATATTCTTGTTATTGGTGATCGAAGACATATGATAGAGTTGTTTGATAGTAATGGAGCTTGGAACGATGTCTTCTCATCGTTATTGTTAGGATCGCTAGATTTGTTTCCTAGTAGACGTTTCctattaatgaatattcTGATTGGGAGAATGGTCCTTTTAGATATTCGTATAGTTGCTACACTTAAGGTCATATTGTTCAGTGATCTTGAAACCCAATGAACAACAATGTATAGTTCAGTATTTTCTGTCTCTAATTAGCATTCCCTTAAGAACTACTTTATCATCGTAATAACGAAGGTTATTTATGTCTTTAAATTTCAGCTTTTCATAGTAGTAACGCCGCCAGAAGTCCAAAACCAAAAGGAAAGAAGACTGTCagaaaattatcaattattcattaaagTGACTAGAtgaacatatatatatatatgtgtgtgtgtgttAGTATATGTGTATAACCGGGAGAAGGATCGTAAAGTCTGCTATATAGTATATAGATTAAATTGACAGTCTAAGAGCGTTGTTTAGATCACCATTTCGGGCAGGTGCTTATCCATATCTCTTATGTGTCACAAAATATGCTAATAACAAAAGGAAACCCAGTACTAAAAGATCATAAAGTAAAAACCAATACTTATAAAGGAACTTACTATTTTTCTTAGagattttcaatgaattttccaaaaatgacaaactttccaattttttcattgtcTCTTTTTGTTGATTTAACCTATCTGCACAATTCTTCATTCTTATCTCTAATTCCTCCAATTTTGTCACATTCATATCCAAAATCTTAGTCAAATGAGATTCAAAAgagtttttattttccgCATTGAAATCTTCTCTTAGTATTACTAaataatcattttcaaCTAATTTCTGtaaatttataatttgtCCCCTAATCCTCTTCAGATCATCATATTGAAGGTCAAAATTAGAAAGATTTTTagataattcattttccCTTTGTaagatgatatttttcaagtTGTCCTTCATCATAAGTTCACAATTTTTCAACCGAAGTGACATGTGATAATCATAATACCCAACTTCATTAATATCCAGCGTTAAGTCCGTTGTGGTGGTTGTATTTAAATCGTCATCCATATCTTCTAATGCGTCGTTTAGTTCAGAGTCTTCAAAGGATGAGGATTTACCTGGACTATTAGTATGCCGTATcgatgatgattttgagGACACTGACGCTGAAGAGTCAGAagtaaaagaagaagaatgtgaagaaattgattcagaagaagatgatcTTGAAGAAGATGCTGAGGATCGAAgcgatgatgatgatgatgtcGATGACGAGGAGTTTGAATCCATTGCTTCTGAAGATTCTGAACCTCTAGATAATTTGAGAAAGTGAGACGGTGAGACTTGATCTTCTCTATATAAGAAGGAAGATGTAGTTGTCGATGGATTCTCCAGGTCATGATATAATAGACTTTGTAATGATTTGTTCGAGTGATCTAAACTGCCTGTAAAGCCAGATCTATGATCTAGCGGAGTCATTGTACCtgaaaattttaattgTAATGAGGATGATGGTAATCCATTTCTTGGTTGtaaaaattgatttataAGTCTATCTTTATCATGCAAAGAATTGAACGATTTTTTGATTCTTGTAACTTTGTATACTTCCTCCACTATGTTGCCTTTGATGTCGATGAATAggttctttttatttttatccCTTTCGTATGGAGAGGAGGATGATGATCttaatttgtttcttgAGCTATTAGACAGTCCTAATTTCGCTGATATAGCATCATTTTCACCCTCTAGGTTAGCGAGAGAATCATCAGTCTTGTTAAAAGCATTAAAATCATCTGTTGATTTAAACATACATTCACTGAACGTGCCCGTattggaagaagaataatCTACTTGTTTTGTCGAGGTTGTTGGTGCCCTGTGAACTTTCTTTTTAGCCGCTCGTTCAAGTAATGACGCCAAATTCTTTCTAGATGTTCTCCGTATAAGTATAGgtttatcatcttcattgtcatcttcttcagtcATATCTGTTCCTATTCTCttttcattgtttttcattatGGAATGGTCGTTTAGTTTTATTTGGGGTATTCGAGGTTGGGGTGCAATATCCTCTTGCTTTATTGAAGTTTTGGAGGTATTTCGAGATGGGAGTTTATTTACATCGGTATGTTGGCGTGGCGATACAGGAGAGCTATTTTGCATAGGTGGGCCCGGACTAGTTTTAGCATTAGAACTGGCACTTGAGCTCAAACTTGAACTAGAACTCGAACTAGGATTAGAAGTTGAATGATTTGGTACCCACGAAGTCTCACgattatttcttaataatttccttCGTGTCCTCGTAAGTGATGGAGAGGAAATATTCCCCGATATGGGAAGTTCTTCACTCTTTTCTAGGGAAATATGGCTAGGCTCCATACGAGCAATAAGTCGATCCATATTTTAATCAGTTATTCTATAACAGAGGGTGTCTATTCATGCGATGAATAGTTAATATGTTCTTTGAGAAGGAGAAATAAGGTTATCTCTCAGATATACCCGAAATTAGACGATGGTATGTTACGCAGTTAGGTAGTATTATCAACATCTATAAACCAGATAGACATTTGAATACCTTATTCACTTGAATGTAATGGTAATCATAGTTGTTAATTGTAAAATGATATCGCAAAAGTGATCCCTTACATGAGGGCTCACTGATACTAGTTAGGGTAAAACATGTTAGCCCTTACTTCACTATTTTAAGCCCTTACGCTAGGTTAAAATTCCTTGTGCTTAATGTGGCCCTATGTTTTATCTATTTGTCAAACCCTAAACATGTTACCCTCTCTCCTTCACTCTTTTTGTTTACATTTCGATCGTTTTTGggaaaactgaaaaatcGTTAAAATCAAACAAAATGTGATCGGTAATAAATACGTTCATACGTACATAAACAGTATTAAGTAGCTCATCAATTCCAGCCTGTAAGAGTTGTACACTGTTGGTATTCTTCGCATTACAACTCTGATTTACTTAATTTAAGTGTGAACATCTGCAGTTCTCGAAGAAAAATCCTTATTCCTGTGTATTCCTCTATTGCGAGTTCAGAGTTCAGAGTTCAGTAACCCTAAGAGACATTCTGTTTGCCTCGATCAACTTAAGTTCTTTTAGCGAACATTTCACATTTGCATTTGAACATTGCGATCCATTGATACCCCCCCCTCTTTTATAGAATAAAAcccattttctttctttaacGAAACTCCTCACCACTCACCAATAAACCATTTTAAGTACATATGCCATCATTCGAAGTCGGTACGAGATGTTGGCTACCAGACGAAGAAAAGGGTTGGGTTGGTTGTGAAGTCACcaaaaatgaatatttacCCAGCGGCCAATGCCATTTAGTATTAACAAAGGAAACAGGTGAAACAATCTACATAGAAACAACCAATGAAGCCTTGAACGCAGCAGcaaattatcaagattCAACCATTAAAGACACCACTTTACCTGTCCTTAGAAATCCCCCCATTTTGGAAGTTGCTCATGATTTAACCTTTTTGTCCTACTTAAACGAACCTGCTGTATTGCATGCTATCAAACAAAGATATGCCCAGAACTGTATATATACGTATTCTGGTATAGTCTTAATTGCAATAAATCCATTCGCGAACATAGATGAATTATATACCCAAGAAATGATCCAACAATATGCAAGGAAAACAAGAGAAGAAATGGTTCCACATATCTTCGCCATTGCTGAGGAAGCCTTCAGAGAAATGTCTAATAAGCATGAAAACCAAACTATCATTGTTAGTGGTGAATCCGGTGCTGGGAAGACTGTAACAGCTAAATATATCATGAGATTCTTCGCATCTGTAGAGGAAGATATTTCTGCCTCAGATGGTGATGAAGCTCATCAATTGGAAATGTCcgatattgaaaagaagatattgGCTACCAATCCAATTATGGAGGCATTTGGTAATGCGAAAACTACTAGAAATGACAATTCGTCTAGGTTTGGGaaatatttacaaattttattcgatagtaataaaaaaatcattGGGTCTAAAATTAAGACGTACCTCTTGGAAAGATCAAGATTGGTTTATCAACCGAAAAGTGAAAGAAATtatcatatattttatcAACTGTTGAAGGGACTAACGCCAGATATTAGAGAGTCCCTACATTTAACTGAACCATctgattatttttatttgaatcaaGGTGAATCTATCGAGATCATTGGTATGGACGACATAGAAGAATTTAACGTGACTTCAGATTCTTTATCATTGATTGGGTTTACTTCTGGTATgcaatttgaaatatttaaagtTTTAGCCGCTTTACTACATATAGGTAAcattgaaattaagaaaaCGAGGAATGAGGCATCCGTGTCTTCAGAAGATCCACATTTGATATATGCTTGTGAGTTGTTAGGAATTGATCCTTCTTCATTTGCTAAATGGATTGTGAAAAAGCAAATCAATACCAGATCAGAAAAGattatttccaatttaaatttcaatCAAGCTTGTGTCTCTAGGGATTCTGTTGcaaaattcatttattcCGGTATCTTCAATTCATTAGTGGAAAACATCAACACTGTCTTATGTAATCCTGATGTAGAGGAATCAATTAACTCTTTCATTGGTGTCTTGGATATTTATGGGTTTGAACATTTTGAACAGAACTCATTTGAACAATTTTGTATCAATTATgctaatgaaaaattacaacaagAATTTAACAAAcatgttttcaaattagaacaagaagaatatatccaagaagaaattgaatggtcatttattgaatttaatgataaccAACCCTGtattgatttaattgaaaacCGAGTCGgaattttatcattattagatgaagaaagTAGGCTGCCCTCAGGTTCTGATGAATCATGGACTGAAAAACTATATCAAACGTTTAGTAAACCACCTACAAATTCAGTATTTGGTAAACCAAGATTCCATCAAGACAAATTCAT encodes the following:
- the FRT2 gene encoding Frt2p (similar to Saccharomyces cerevisiae FRT2 (YAL028W) and FRT1 (YOR324C); ancestral locus Anc_7.69), which codes for MDRLIARMEPSHISLEKSEELPISGNISSPSLTRTRRKLLRNNRETSWVPNHSTSNPSSSSSSSLSSSASSNAKTSPGPPMQNSSPVSPRQHTDVNKLPSRNTSKTSIKQEDIAPQPRIPQIKLNDHSIMKNNEKRIGTDMTEEDDNEDDKPILIRRTSRKNLASLLERAAKKKVHRAPTTSTKQVDYSSSNTGTFSECMFKSTDDFNAFNKTDDSLANLEGENDAISAKLGLSNSSRNKLRSSSSSPYERDKNKKNLFIDIKGNIVEEVYKVTRIKKSFNSLHDKDRLINQFLQPRNGLPSSSLQLKFSGTMTPLDHRSGFTGSLDHSNKSLQSLLYHDLENPSTTTSSFLYREDQVSPSHFLKLSRGSESSEAMDSNSSSSTSSSSSLRSSASSSRSSSSESISSHSSSFTSDSSASVSSKSSSIRHTNSPGKSSSFEDSELNDALEDMDDDLNTTTTTDLTLDINEVGYYDYHMSLRLKNCELMMKDNLKNIILQRENELSKNLSNFDLQYDDLKRIRGQIINLQKLVENDYLVILREDFNAENKNSFESHLTKILDMNVTKLEELEIRMKNCADRLNQQKETMKKLESLSFLENSLKISKKNSKFLYKYWFLLYDLLVLGFLLLLAYFVTHKRYG
- the DRS2 gene encoding aminophospholipid-translocating P4-type ATPase DRS2 (similar to Saccharomyces cerevisiae DRS2 (YAL026C); ancestral locus Anc_7.72) produces the protein MVSNKKGPGTTSQPDDAALFDIDFANDSMGHPASNITSTDNTESYVAAPHMFPEEVIDLNDDDDIENDIYDNPFQDQQSDTWNDNRFETSSNYQPDLFQSGKKEGTFSKIKNAFSFKRNARSQSEGFEMNNYNAVTENDFDDGYTNSRNQFNIKILFNKYILRKKVTNVNEAGVPREIFINDRAENAKYGYNDNYISTTKYNVATFLPKFLFQEFSKYANLFFLCTAAIQQVPHVSPTNRYTTVGTLMVVLCVSAMKEIIEDMKRSNSDKELNNSKTEIYSESQSTFVAGRWIDIKVGDIIKVNSEEAIPADLIVLSSSEPEGLCYIETANLDGETNLKIKQSRIETTNLMDSRSIVTLNGGKVNSEHPNSSLYTFEGTLEFNNQKIPLSPEQMILRGATLKNTGWIFGLVIFTGHETKLMRNATATPIKRTAVERIINMQIIALFGVLIVLILISSLGNVIMSATKANHMSYLYLEGVNKVGLFFKDFLTFWILFSNLVPISLFVTVELIKYYQAYMIGSDLDLYYEPTDTPTVVRTSSLVEELGQIEYIFSDKTGTLTRNIMEFKSCSIAGRCYTENIPEGKSVTMEDGLEVGYRNFDDMKKKLNNPNDDESPLIDDFLTLLSVCHTVIPEFQNDGSIKYQAASPDEGALVEGGASLGYKFIIRKPSSVTILIEDSNEEKTYELLNVCEFNSTRKRMSAIFRFPDGSIRLFCKGADTVILERLDSEFNPYVEATMRHLEDYAVEGLRTLCLATRTISELEYKEWSKKYNEAATTLDDRSTKIDEVANLIEQNLFLIGATAIEDKLQDEVPKTIHTLQEAGIKIWVLTGDKQETAINIGMSCRLLTEEMNLLIINEETKEDTKQNMLDKITALKEHKLSQHEMNTLALVIDGKSLSYALEPDLDDYFLAIAKLCKSVVCCRVSPLQKALVVKMVKRKTNSLLLAIGDGANDVSMIQAAHVGIGISGMEGMQAARSADIAVGQFKYLRKLLLVHGAWSYQRISVAILYSFYKNTALYMTQFWYVFANAFSGQSIMESWTLSYYNVFFTVFPPFVIGVFDQFVSSRLLERYPQLYKLGQKGQFFLVAIFWGWIVNGFYHSGVVFIGTMLFYRYGMALNMHGELADHWTWGVSIYTTSILIVLGKAALVTNQWTKFTLFAIPGSFIFWLIFFPIYGSIFPYANISREYFGIVKHTYGSGTFWLTLIVLPVFALMRDFIWKYYRRMYEPESYHVVQEMQKFNISDYRPHVQHFQNAIRKVRQVQRMKKQRGFAFSQSEEGGQERIIRMYDTTQKRGKYGELQDASTDPFADKGVVNNNPSSESFNIIDNTQLPTNPFTDEASSDDRNTGNNEETHPSLIDDIPPIRHSGARDSFEI
- the SAW1 gene encoding DNA-binding protein SAW1 (similar to Saccharomyces cerevisiae YAL027W; ancestral locus Anc_7.70), which encodes MTLSVATIRISKRTILPIRIFINRKRLLGNKSSDPNNNDEKTSFQAPLLSNNSIICLRSPITRIYLSNQDMERLCLEIKDTIILILYELTSPKLLKNVLNKLRIGSSMDFQKDVIPNIIDASSSDGNKFLNVPVVTITRISKTKYKLHFKQNWELDIFIKSFKLLTKIRHYLLFTDETIGVAQSLGLVPKRKILLMEQKSSKIATDDTESNEDNTTPYILQENEENGGQEEEESKPIITFKYNPIITLNECISVHVLQRPRRHKT